A section of the Streptomyces sp. NBC_01591 genome encodes:
- the purH gene encoding bifunctional phosphoribosylaminoimidazolecarboxamide formyltransferase/IMP cyclohydrolase, with translation MSVNKPIRRALVSVYDKTGLEDLARGLHEAGVELVSTGSTAGKIAAAGVPVTKVEELTGFPECLDGRVKTLHPRVHAGILADLRLDAHREQLAELGVEPFDLVVVNLYPFKETVASGASADECVEQIDIGGPSMVRAAAKNHPSVAVVTSPERYADVLAAVKAGGFDLATRKRLAAEAFQHTAAYDVAVASWFADDYAAADDSGFPDFFGATYERKNVLRYGENPHQPAALYTSGAGGLAEAEQLHGKEMSYNNYTDTDAARRAAYDHAEPCVAIIKHANPCGIAIADDVAEAHRNAHACDPLSAFGGVIAVNRPVTVAMAEQVAEIFTEVIVAPAYEDGAVEVLARKKNIRVLRCPDAPTAPVEVKPIDGGALLQVTDRLQAEGDDPANWTLATGEALSADELKELAFAWKACRAVKSNAILLAKDGASVGVGMGQVNRVDSAKLAVERAGEERARGAYAASDAFFPFPDGLEILTAAGIKAVAQPGGSVRDELVVEAAKKAGVTMYFTGTRHFFH, from the coding sequence ATGTCGGTGAATAAGCCCATCCGCCGCGCCCTGGTCAGTGTCTACGACAAGACGGGGCTGGAAGACCTCGCCCGCGGTCTGCACGAGGCGGGTGTCGAGCTCGTCTCCACCGGCTCCACCGCCGGGAAGATCGCCGCCGCCGGGGTCCCGGTCACCAAGGTCGAGGAGCTCACCGGCTTCCCCGAGTGCCTCGACGGCCGCGTCAAGACGCTGCACCCGCGCGTCCACGCCGGCATCCTCGCCGACCTCCGCCTGGACGCCCACCGCGAGCAGCTCGCCGAGCTGGGCGTGGAGCCGTTCGACCTGGTGGTCGTCAACCTCTACCCGTTCAAGGAGACCGTCGCCTCCGGCGCCTCCGCCGACGAGTGCGTGGAGCAGATCGACATCGGCGGCCCGTCCATGGTCCGCGCCGCCGCCAAGAACCACCCGTCCGTGGCCGTCGTCACCAGCCCCGAGCGGTACGCCGACGTCCTCGCCGCGGTCAAGGCGGGCGGCTTCGACCTGGCCACCCGCAAGCGCCTGGCCGCCGAGGCGTTCCAGCACACCGCCGCGTACGACGTGGCCGTGGCCTCCTGGTTCGCGGACGACTACGCGGCCGCCGACGACTCGGGCTTCCCCGACTTCTTCGGCGCGACGTACGAGCGCAAGAACGTCCTGCGGTACGGCGAGAACCCGCACCAGCCCGCCGCGCTCTACACCTCCGGCGCCGGCGGCCTGGCCGAGGCGGAGCAGCTGCACGGCAAGGAGATGTCGTACAACAACTACACGGACACCGACGCCGCGCGCCGGGCCGCGTACGACCACGCCGAGCCGTGCGTCGCGATCATCAAGCACGCCAACCCGTGCGGCATCGCCATCGCCGACGATGTCGCCGAGGCGCACCGCAACGCGCACGCCTGTGACCCGCTGTCGGCCTTCGGCGGTGTCATCGCCGTCAACCGTCCGGTGACCGTCGCCATGGCCGAGCAGGTCGCGGAGATCTTCACCGAGGTCATCGTCGCCCCGGCGTACGAGGACGGCGCGGTCGAGGTCCTGGCCCGCAAGAAGAACATCCGCGTGCTGCGCTGCCCCGACGCCCCGACCGCCCCGGTCGAGGTCAAGCCGATCGACGGCGGCGCGCTGCTCCAGGTCACCGACCGCCTCCAGGCCGAGGGCGACGACCCGGCCAACTGGACCCTCGCCACCGGCGAGGCCCTCTCCGCGGACGAGCTGAAGGAGCTCGCCTTCGCGTGGAAGGCCTGTCGCGCGGTCAAGTCCAACGCGATCCTGCTCGCCAAGGACGGCGCCTCGGTCGGCGTCGGCATGGGGCAGGTCAACCGCGTCGACTCCGCGAAGCTGGCCGTCGAGCGGGCGGGCGAGGAGCGGGCGCGCGGTGCGTACGCCGCCTCCGACGCGTTCTTCCCGTTCCCGGACGGGCTGGAGATCCTGACCGCCGCGGGCATCAAGGCCGTGGCCCAGCCCGGCGGTTCGGTCCGTGACGAGCTGGTCGTCGAGGCCGCGAAGAAGGCGGGCGTGACGATGTACTTCACGGGTACGCGGCACTTCTTCCACTGA
- a CDS encoding DUF3017 domain-containing protein, whose product MGAGTSPADPADPAAEADGTSAEQSRADAPGADESVSGEGTADEGTAGEGTAGEGTAGEAAPDQAVAATRDDTAGEAAADGPRPSRRFPSFTRDTARPEGGGRAASGDAPAPARQWPLLAVLCTAGIGLLIVALDPFDEAFRIGTMLIGVALIGGAVLRLVVPSVGMLAVRSRFTDLVTYGLLGFLIVMLALVAQPKPWLDIPFLEQAVHFTIR is encoded by the coding sequence ATGGGTGCTGGTACGAGTCCGGCCGACCCGGCCGACCCGGCCGCCGAGGCGGACGGCACGTCCGCGGAGCAGTCGCGCGCTGACGCGCCGGGCGCGGATGAGAGCGTGTCGGGCGAGGGGACGGCGGACGAGGGGACGGCGGGCGAGGGGACGGCGGGCGAGGGGACGGCGGGCGAGGCCGCACCGGATCAGGCCGTGGCCGCGACCCGTGACGACACCGCCGGTGAGGCGGCGGCCGACGGTCCGCGGCCGTCGCGGCGGTTCCCGTCGTTCACCCGGGACACCGCGCGCCCCGAGGGCGGGGGCAGGGCCGCGTCCGGGGACGCACCCGCCCCGGCCCGTCAGTGGCCGCTGCTCGCCGTGCTCTGCACGGCCGGGATCGGGCTGCTGATCGTGGCCCTCGACCCGTTCGACGAAGCCTTCCGGATCGGCACGATGCTGATCGGCGTCGCCCTCATCGGGGGTGCCGTGCTGCGGCTCGTGGTGCCGTCGGTGGGCATGCTGGCGGTACGTTCCCGCTTCACCGACCTGGTGACGTACGGGCTGCTCGGCTTCCTCATCGTGATGCTCGCGCTGGTGGCGCAGCCCAAGCCGTGGCTGGACATTCCGTTCCTGGAACAGGCGGTCCACTTCACGATCCGCTGA
- a CDS encoding cell division protein PerM — MTESSPSLSAEQGRSTVLAFALLRGAVAAGLGLGSVSVLVLALWIGSPDSDSSPGGALHAAAGLWLLAHGAELIRADTLSGVPAPVGLVPLLLAVVPVWLVHRAARDVLVPDEGRPVPSAVGAFAMVVGGYLLVGAAVAYYVRGGWLSVRLPSLLFPSAVVVAGAAAAGVWTAAGRPVGPPPSWAPVSLHEALARSWFRERAGTVCRSAAAGVAVLVGGGALLVAVALVWHAQPVQQSFVQLSGDWAGRVSVFLLALVLVPNAAVWGAAYGLGPGFALGTASTVTPLAFSGPPALPRFPLLAAMPAEGPGTALNWSAAAVPVAAGVTVAWFTVRRAAPSHVAREDAWSLRETALAAGLAAVGCGAGAAVLAAAAGGPLGTRALTEFGPVWWLTGLAALGWTALLGVPGALLLRAWRLRERGTVSAAGEGEEAAYGAGAAGVAVPEKAAVPEPELEPEPEPRSESMPVSESEEASREPSGGGRRWWQRFGGRGGGEVAGPAPGDESAPPSVGSPGYTPVAASLAAGAASPAPVPPAGRTSAADEDFEPYDFLPTDPWHERTARQEEAGPSGDERP; from the coding sequence GTGACCGAAAGCAGCCCGTCGTTGTCGGCTGAGCAGGGCCGGTCCACCGTGCTGGCCTTCGCCCTTCTGCGTGGAGCGGTTGCGGCCGGGCTGGGACTGGGCTCTGTCTCCGTCCTCGTCCTGGCGCTGTGGATCGGCTCCCCGGACTCCGACAGCAGCCCCGGCGGTGCGCTCCACGCGGCGGCCGGGCTCTGGCTCCTCGCCCATGGCGCCGAGCTGATCAGGGCCGACACGCTCAGCGGGGTCCCCGCCCCGGTGGGCCTCGTTCCGCTGCTGCTCGCCGTGGTGCCGGTGTGGCTGGTGCACCGGGCGGCGCGGGATGTCCTGGTGCCGGACGAGGGGCGCCCGGTCCCCTCGGCGGTGGGCGCGTTCGCCATGGTCGTCGGTGGATATCTGCTGGTCGGGGCGGCTGTCGCGTACTACGTCCGGGGCGGTTGGCTGTCCGTGCGCCTGCCGTCGCTGCTCTTCCCGTCGGCCGTCGTGGTGGCGGGCGCGGCGGCGGCCGGGGTCTGGACGGCGGCCGGGCGCCCGGTCGGGCCGCCGCCGTCCTGGGCGCCGGTGAGCCTGCACGAGGCACTGGCGCGCAGCTGGTTCAGGGAGCGCGCGGGGACGGTGTGCCGGTCGGCGGCGGCCGGGGTGGCGGTGCTGGTCGGCGGCGGTGCGCTGCTCGTCGCGGTGGCGCTGGTGTGGCATGCGCAGCCCGTCCAGCAGTCGTTCGTCCAGCTCTCGGGCGACTGGGCGGGCCGGGTCTCGGTGTTCCTGCTCGCGCTGGTGCTGGTGCCGAACGCGGCGGTGTGGGGCGCGGCGTACGGGCTCGGGCCGGGTTTCGCGCTCGGTACGGCGTCCACGGTCACCCCGCTCGCCTTCTCGGGACCCCCTGCGCTGCCCCGTTTCCCGCTGCTCGCCGCGATGCCCGCCGAGGGCCCGGGAACGGCCCTGAACTGGTCGGCCGCCGCGGTGCCGGTCGCGGCCGGGGTGACGGTCGCCTGGTTCACCGTACGGCGGGCCGCGCCCTCGCACGTCGCCCGGGAGGACGCCTGGAGCCTGCGGGAGACCGCGCTGGCGGCCGGCCTGGCGGCGGTGGGGTGCGGGGCCGGTGCGGCGGTGCTGGCAGCGGCCGCCGGGGGGCCGCTCGGCACCCGGGCGCTGACGGAGTTCGGGCCGGTGTGGTGGCTCACGGGCCTGGCGGCTCTGGGGTGGACGGCGCTGCTCGGCGTCCCCGGCGCGCTGCTGCTCCGGGCCTGGCGGCTGCGGGAGCGCGGCACGGTGTCGGCGGCGGGGGAGGGGGAGGAAGCGGCGTACGGAGCCGGGGCAGCCGGCGTCGCGGTGCCGGAGAAGGCCGCAGTACCGGAGCCGGAGCTGGAGCCCGAACCGGAACCGCGGTCGGAGTCGATGCCGGTGTCCGAATCCGAGGAGGCGTCGCGGGAGCCGAGCGGTGGTGGCCGGCGGTGGTGGCAGCGGTTCGGAGGCCGGGGTGGCGGTGAGGTGGCCGGGCCGGCGCCGGGGGACGAGTCGGCGCCCCCGTCCGTCGGCTCCCCCGGGTACACACCTGTTGCGGCCTCCCTCGCGGCCGGCGCCGCGTCGCCGGCGCCCGTGCCGCCCGCCGGCCGTACGTCCGCCGCGGACGAGGACTTCGAACCGTACGACTTCCTGCCGACCGACCCCTGGCACGAGCGGACGGCCCGGCAGGAGGAGGCCGGGCCGTCCGGGGACGAACGCCCCTAG
- a CDS encoding malate dehydrogenase, whose product MTRTPVNVTVTGAAGQIGYALLFRIASGHLLGPDVPVNLRLLEITPALKAAEGTAMELDDCAFPLLRGIEITDDANQAFDGANVALLVGARPRTKGMERGDLLSANGGIFKPQGKAINDNAADDIKVLVVGNPANTNALIAQASAPDVPAERFTAMTRLDHNRALTQLAKKTGTTVSDIKRLTIWGNHSATQYPDVFHAEIAGKNAAEVVNDEAWLADTFIPTVAKRGAAIIEARGASSAASAANAAIDHVHTWVNGTAEGDWTSMGIPSDGSYGVPEGLISSFPVTTKDGKYEIVQGLDINDFSRARIDASVKELTEERDAVRELGLI is encoded by the coding sequence ATGACCCGCACTCCCGTGAATGTCACCGTGACCGGCGCAGCCGGCCAGATCGGCTACGCGCTGCTCTTCCGCATCGCCTCCGGCCACCTGCTCGGCCCGGACGTGCCGGTCAACCTGCGCCTCCTGGAGATCACCCCGGCCCTGAAGGCCGCCGAGGGCACCGCCATGGAGCTCGACGACTGCGCGTTCCCGTTGCTGCGCGGCATCGAGATCACCGACGACGCCAACCAGGCGTTCGACGGTGCCAACGTCGCCCTGCTGGTCGGCGCCCGACCGCGCACCAAGGGCATGGAGCGCGGCGACCTGCTCTCCGCCAACGGTGGCATCTTCAAGCCGCAGGGCAAGGCCATCAACGACAACGCCGCGGACGACATCAAGGTCCTCGTCGTCGGCAACCCGGCCAACACCAACGCGCTCATCGCGCAGGCCTCGGCCCCGGACGTACCGGCCGAGCGCTTCACCGCGATGACCCGTCTGGACCACAACCGGGCGCTGACGCAGCTGGCGAAGAAGACCGGCACCACGGTCTCCGACATCAAGCGCCTGACCATCTGGGGCAACCACTCGGCGACCCAGTACCCGGACGTCTTCCACGCGGAGATCGCGGGCAAGAACGCCGCCGAGGTCGTCAACGACGAGGCGTGGCTGGCCGACACCTTCATCCCGACCGTCGCCAAGCGCGGCGCCGCGATCATCGAGGCCCGTGGCGCGTCCTCGGCCGCCTCGGCCGCCAACGCCGCCATCGACCACGTGCACACCTGGGTCAATGGCACCGCCGAGGGCGACTGGACCTCGATGGGCATCCCGTCGGACGGCTCCTACGGTGTCCCCGAGGGCCTCATCTCCTCCTTCCCGGTCACCACGAAGGACGGCAAGTACGAGATCGTCCAGGGCCTGGACATCAACGACTTCTCCCGTGCGCGGATCGACGCCTCGGTGAAGGAGCTCACCGAGGAGCGCGACGCGGTTCGCGAGCTCGGCCTGATCTGA
- a CDS encoding B12-binding domain-containing radical SAM protein produces MRVTMILPALTEATSPLFRPIKYSLFPPLGLATLAGYLDPDDEVTLLDEHVERVDIEALDSPDLLVVQPYITSARRGYEIADHFRARGVHVAMGGLHVTSLPDEAAAHADTIFTGPGEDTWPLFLKEFRDGVPGRRYDSKLRTLAGLPPVRRDLIKRHLYLVPNSIVVSRGCPHHCDFCYKDAFFEGGKSFYTQAVDDALAEIERLPGRHLYFLDDHLLGNRRFAEALFDGMAGMGRLWQAAGTVKSVLQPDLLERAVDAGLRSLFVGFETVNSANLAERRKDQNIGKDYAAAVRRLHDAGVMVNASFVFGLDHDGPDVFDRTVEWAVEQGIETATFHIMTPYPSTGLWKQMEAEGRIVHREWDLYDTRHVVYRPKGMTPRQLEDGYWRAYRDFYRWSNIWRGAAAQPGTHERLRHLAYSGGWKKFEPAWDALIRSRNVVRAMPMLERTLAAFGGRRA; encoded by the coding sequence ATGCGCGTGACGATGATCCTTCCGGCCCTGACAGAGGCGACCAGTCCGCTGTTCCGGCCCATCAAGTACTCGCTCTTCCCGCCGCTCGGCCTGGCGACCCTCGCCGGGTACCTCGACCCGGACGACGAGGTGACGCTCCTCGACGAACACGTCGAGCGGGTCGACATCGAGGCGCTCGACAGCCCCGATCTCCTGGTCGTCCAGCCGTACATCACCTCCGCGCGGCGCGGTTACGAGATCGCCGATCACTTCCGGGCCCGGGGCGTCCACGTCGCCATGGGCGGCCTCCACGTGACCTCATTGCCGGACGAGGCCGCGGCGCACGCCGACACGATCTTCACCGGGCCGGGCGAGGACACCTGGCCGCTGTTCCTCAAGGAGTTCCGGGACGGGGTGCCGGGCCGCCGGTACGACTCGAAGCTGCGCACCCTGGCCGGGCTGCCGCCGGTGCGGCGGGACCTGATCAAGCGCCACCTGTATCTGGTGCCGAACTCGATCGTCGTCTCGCGCGGTTGCCCGCACCACTGCGACTTCTGTTACAAGGACGCCTTCTTCGAGGGCGGAAAGTCCTTCTACACCCAGGCCGTGGACGACGCGCTCGCCGAGATCGAGCGGCTGCCCGGCAGGCACCTGTACTTCCTCGACGACCATCTGCTCGGCAACCGCCGCTTCGCCGAGGCATTGTTCGACGGGATGGCCGGCATGGGACGGCTCTGGCAGGCGGCCGGCACCGTGAAGTCCGTGCTCCAGCCGGATCTGCTGGAGCGCGCCGTGGACGCGGGGCTGCGCAGCCTGTTCGTCGGCTTCGAGACCGTCAACAGCGCGAACCTCGCCGAACGGCGCAAGGACCAGAACATCGGCAAGGACTACGCGGCCGCCGTCCGCCGGCTCCATGACGCCGGGGTCATGGTCAACGCCAGCTTCGTCTTCGGGCTCGACCACGACGGCCCGGACGTCTTCGACCGTACGGTGGAGTGGGCCGTCGAGCAGGGCATCGAGACGGCCACCTTCCACATCATGACGCCGTATCCGTCCACCGGTCTGTGGAAGCAGATGGAGGCCGAGGGTCGGATCGTCCACCGGGAGTGGGACCTCTACGACACCCGCCATGTCGTCTACCGCCCGAAGGGCATGACGCCGCGCCAGCTGGAGGACGGGTACTGGCGCGCGTACCGCGACTTCTACCGGTGGTCCAACATATGGCGCGGTGCGGCCGCCCAGCCGGGCACCCACGAACGGCTCAGGCACCTGGCGTACTCGGGCGGCTGGAAGAAGTTCGAGCCCGCCTGGGACGCCCTGATCCGCTCCCGCAACGTGGTGCGGGCCATGCCGATGCTGGAACGGACCCTGGCGGCCTTCGGCGGCCGACGGGCCTGA
- a CDS encoding carboxymuconolactone decarboxylase family protein, with protein MTTNEHSHPTSGLNPEHAPRMQSWAELAPDVYKAMVRLDAASRKGLDPVVAELVKIRASQLNHCAFCLDMHTKDALAAGETTERIIQLSAWEESQHFYTPKEIAAIELTEAVTVLTDGFVPDEVWERAAKHFDETELAHLIAAITTINAWNRFAVTTRMVPGHYKPGDIKH; from the coding sequence ATGACGACGAACGAGCACAGCCACCCGACCTCCGGCCTCAACCCCGAGCACGCCCCCCGCATGCAGTCCTGGGCCGAGCTCGCTCCCGATGTCTACAAGGCCATGGTCCGGTTGGACGCGGCGTCCCGTAAGGGCCTCGACCCGGTCGTGGCGGAGCTGGTGAAGATCCGCGCCTCTCAGCTGAACCACTGCGCGTTCTGCCTCGACATGCACACCAAGGACGCGCTCGCGGCCGGCGAGACCACCGAGCGGATCATCCAGCTCAGCGCGTGGGAGGAGTCGCAGCACTTCTACACGCCCAAGGAGATCGCGGCCATCGAGCTGACCGAGGCGGTGACGGTGCTGACCGACGGTTTCGTGCCGGACGAGGTGTGGGAGAGGGCCGCGAAGCACTTCGACGAGACCGAGCTCGCCCATCTCATCGCCGCGATCACTACGATCAACGCCTGGAACCGCTTCGCCGTGACCACCCGCATGGTCCCCGGTCACTACAAGCCGGGCGACATCAAGCACTGA
- the purN gene encoding phosphoribosylglycinamide formyltransferase: protein MASPPPSTAPARLVVLVSGSGTNLQALLDAIGDDPEGFGAQIVAVGADRPGIVGLERAERAGLPTFVCRVKDHATREEWDAALAAETAAHRPDLVVSAGFMKIVGKEFLARFGGRFINTHPALLPSFPGAHGVRDALAHGVKVTGCTVHFVDDGVDTGPIIAQGVVEVTEEDTAEGEAALHERIKEIERKLLVEAVGRLARDGYRIEGRKVHLGHVGE, encoded by the coding sequence GTGGCCTCCCCGCCCCCCTCCACCGCCCCGGCACGCCTGGTCGTGCTGGTCTCCGGTTCAGGTACGAACCTTCAAGCCCTGCTCGACGCCATCGGTGACGACCCCGAGGGCTTCGGCGCGCAGATCGTCGCGGTCGGCGCCGACCGCCCCGGCATCGTCGGTCTGGAACGGGCGGAGCGCGCCGGACTGCCGACCTTCGTGTGCAGGGTCAAGGACCACGCCACCCGCGAGGAGTGGGACGCGGCACTCGCGGCCGAGACGGCCGCACACCGACCGGACCTCGTGGTGTCCGCGGGGTTCATGAAGATCGTGGGCAAGGAGTTCCTCGCCCGGTTCGGCGGCCGGTTCATCAACACCCACCCCGCCCTGCTCCCCAGCTTTCCCGGTGCCCACGGGGTGCGCGACGCACTCGCGCACGGCGTGAAGGTCACCGGGTGCACCGTCCACTTCGTCGACGACGGCGTCGACACCGGTCCGATCATCGCGCAGGGCGTGGTCGAGGTGACCGAGGAGGACACGGCGGAGGGCGAAGCGGCCCTCCACGAACGCATCAAGGAAATCGAGCGCAAGCTGCTCGTCGAGGCCGTGGGGCGGCTCGCCCGTGACGGCTATCGTATTGAGGGACGAAAGGTTCATCTCGGTCATGTCGGTGAATAA
- a CDS encoding isocitrate lyase/PEP mutase family protein — MTASVLRTLHHGRTPGDPLVVPGPWDAASARVFVDAGFPALATPSAGVAASLGYEDGETPADEMFAAVARIVRAVPAAVPVSADIEAGYGLAPKELVERLLDAGAVGCNLEDSADGTLVDARRQADRLAEVRTVAGDALFINARVDTYVRGVPDGTDQEAETVRRALLYVAAGADCVYPIMAPPEALPRLAAAVPAPLNALARPDGPTPRRLGELGATRITFGPGLQRRAMAAVREIADELREG; from the coding sequence GTGACCGCATCCGTCCTCCGCACCCTGCACCACGGCCGCACTCCCGGCGACCCGCTGGTCGTCCCCGGTCCGTGGGACGCGGCGAGTGCACGCGTCTTCGTCGACGCGGGCTTCCCTGCGCTCGCCACACCCAGCGCCGGGGTCGCGGCCTCGCTGGGTTACGAGGACGGGGAGACGCCCGCCGACGAGATGTTCGCGGCCGTGGCCAGGATCGTGCGGGCCGTCCCGGCCGCCGTGCCCGTCTCGGCGGACATCGAGGCGGGTTACGGACTGGCCCCGAAGGAGCTGGTGGAGCGGCTCCTCGACGCCGGAGCCGTCGGCTGCAATCTGGAGGACTCGGCCGACGGCACCCTCGTCGATGCCCGGCGACAGGCGGACCGGCTCGCGGAGGTGCGGACGGTCGCGGGCGACGCGCTCTTCATCAACGCCCGCGTCGACACCTACGTCCGCGGTGTCCCCGACGGCACGGACCAGGAGGCGGAGACCGTCCGTCGCGCCCTGCTGTACGTGGCGGCGGGCGCGGACTGCGTCTATCCGATCATGGCCCCGCCCGAGGCGCTGCCCCGGCTGGCCGCCGCCGTCCCGGCCCCGCTCAACGCCTTGGCCCGGCCGGACGGCCCGACGCCGCGCCGGCTGGGCGAGCTGGGCGCCACCCGGATCACCTTCGGCCCCGGGTTGCAGCGCCGGGCCATGGCGGCCGTACGCGAGATCGCGGACGAGCTGCGGGAGGGCTAG
- a CDS encoding bifunctional methylenetetrahydrofolate dehydrogenase/methenyltetrahydrofolate cyclohydrolase has translation MTAQILDGKATAAAIKSDLTVRVAALKARGITPGLGTLLVGDDPGSRWYVNGKHRDCAQVGIASIQRELPDTATQEEIEDVVRELNANPECTGYIVQLPLPRGIDTNRVLELMDPAKDADGLHPMNLGRLVLNETGPLPCTPQGVVQLLRHHGVEINGAHVVVVGRGVTIGRSIPLLLTRKSENATVTQCHTGTRDLSAQLKQADIIVAAAGVPHIIKPEDVKPGAAVLDVGVSRDENGKIVGDVHPGVAEVAAWLSPNPGGVGPMTRAQLLVNVVEAAERDAAAAV, from the coding sequence ATGACTGCCCAGATTCTCGATGGCAAGGCCACCGCAGCCGCGATCAAGTCCGATCTCACCGTCCGCGTGGCGGCCCTCAAGGCGCGGGGCATCACCCCTGGCCTGGGAACCCTGCTCGTCGGGGACGACCCGGGCAGCCGGTGGTACGTGAACGGCAAGCACCGCGACTGCGCGCAGGTCGGCATCGCCTCCATCCAGCGCGAACTCCCCGACACCGCCACCCAGGAGGAGATCGAGGACGTCGTACGGGAACTCAACGCCAACCCCGAGTGCACGGGGTACATCGTGCAGCTGCCCCTTCCCAGGGGGATCGACACCAACCGCGTCCTGGAACTGATGGACCCGGCCAAGGACGCCGACGGCCTCCACCCGATGAACCTCGGCCGGCTCGTGCTGAACGAGACGGGCCCGCTGCCCTGCACCCCGCAGGGCGTCGTCCAGCTGCTCCGCCACCACGGTGTGGAGATCAACGGGGCGCACGTCGTGGTCGTCGGCCGCGGTGTCACCATCGGCCGCTCCATCCCGCTGCTGCTGACCCGTAAGTCCGAGAACGCCACCGTCACCCAGTGCCACACCGGTACGCGTGATCTCTCCGCCCAGCTCAAGCAGGCCGACATCATCGTCGCCGCCGCCGGGGTGCCGCACATCATCAAGCCCGAGGACGTGAAGCCGGGCGCCGCCGTGCTCGACGTCGGCGTCAGCCGGGACGAGAACGGCAAGATCGTCGGGGACGTCCACCCGGGCGTGGCCGAGGTCGCCGCCTGGCTCTCCCCGAACCCGGGCGGTGTCGGCCCGATGACCCGCGCCCAGCTCCTCGTCAACGTGGTCGAGGCGGCCGAGCGCGACGCGGCCGCCGCCGTCTGA
- a CDS encoding RDD family protein, whose protein sequence is MSFGDPNPNPNNPYGQQPNQPPQGQPGYGYPQAPQGVPPQQGQPGYGYPQQPGQPQGQPGYGYPPQQPGGTLQANNGYINVAGLGTVELATMGRRLGARALDGVAYGILYLIFSAIGVASLVGASESIDDCSSYSYGTESYTQCMNDAADASVGIVAGFFGFIAVFALIALLYEWLMVSIWGATLGKMVLNVKVVKESTGQAPGLGAGFIRWIIPMVGSLFCGLGTLLVYLSPFFDNSGKLQGWHDRAGSTIVIKTK, encoded by the coding sequence ATGAGTTTCGGCGACCCGAACCCGAATCCGAACAACCCTTACGGCCAGCAGCCGAACCAGCCGCCGCAGGGTCAGCCGGGTTACGGCTACCCGCAGGCGCCGCAGGGCGTACCGCCGCAGCAGGGCCAGCCGGGCTACGGCTACCCGCAGCAGCCTGGCCAGCCGCAGGGCCAGCCGGGTTACGGCTACCCGCCCCAGCAGCCGGGCGGCACCCTCCAGGCCAACAACGGCTACATCAACGTCGCGGGCCTCGGCACCGTCGAACTCGCCACGATGGGGCGTCGCCTGGGCGCGCGTGCGCTGGACGGTGTCGCGTACGGCATCCTCTACTTGATCTTCTCGGCGATCGGCGTCGCTAGCCTCGTGGGCGCCTCGGAGTCCATCGACGACTGCAGCAGCTACTCGTACGGCACCGAGTCCTACACCCAGTGCATGAACGACGCGGCCGACGCCAGCGTCGGCATCGTCGCGGGCTTCTTCGGCTTCATCGCCGTGTTCGCGCTGATCGCGCTGCTCTACGAATGGCTGATGGTCTCCATCTGGGGCGCCACGCTCGGCAAGATGGTCCTCAACGTCAAGGTCGTCAAGGAGAGCACCGGCCAGGCCCCCGGTCTGGGTGCGGGCTTCATCCGCTGGATCATCCCGATGGTCGGCTCGCTCTTCTGCGGTCTCGGCACGCTGCTGGTCTACCTCTCCCCCTTCTTCGACAACTCGGGCAAGCTCCAGGGCTGGCACGACCGCGCCGGCAGCACGATCGTCATCAAGACGAAGTGA